TTCCTTGTCAATTGTAGTCCACAGCACAGGAGGTGCACCATGACAACTGCGTTTCTCATCTCTCACGGCAAGCGGTATGAGGGGTTTAACCCGCTTCACACAAAAGACGGGCGCGAACAATTAGCCCGCCTCACCATCCCATCCGGTGTGACCAGGGTCGTCGCCGGAAGTGGCCGACGCTTCCAGGAAATCGCCGACGCTATCCGCCGCAAGTTGCCCATAGCGTCAGATGTGCCCTTTGAAACTTCCCCTTTCTGCGGCTCATGCGACGGCATCCGCTTCGGTAAGAATCCGGGCGAAGGCGACATGATCGTCTTGTCGGAGGGAGAAGTGCCGGTCGAGAAATATCTCGGCCTCGTCGGGACCCCGGGCTTCGATCCGTGGGCGTTCGTCAACGGACTGGGCAATGGCGCGTTGCTCTGCGGCGGCGGAGAACTACTACTTGCCCTCGGCTACAGTGGAGTCCCTCCGAAAGGGGCCCTGTTCGGCCTCGACGCCTTAACCAAGGAGATCACCCTGCTCCAACAGGGCTGATCCACTCCCCTCGCCCCCGCTCCGCTTCCTCTCCTTTCACGCATCGCGCGAATGGTCGAGGAGTGGGGCTTTTTTTATTCTCCGAGAATCCGCACCACCCCCTCATTGGCATTCACCTCGACCAAGTCGCCATCCTTAAGTACCTGCGTCGCAATCTTGGTGCCGATGATACAGGGGATGCCAAGCTCGCGGGAGACGATAGCCGCATGACAGGTTATCCCACCCTCATTGGTGACTACGGCCCCAGCCCGCTTCATGATCGGTACAAACTCTGGCCGCGTCATGCTCGTCACGAGTATGTCCCCCTCTTGAAAGCCATGATCATCGTGAGGGTCGGATACAACCCGCACGATTCCTTGCACGCGTCCGCGGCAAGCCGTTTGCCCCTTCAGCTCACTGGAGTCATGGACCTGATGTTTCGTCCAGGCATCAAATTGTGCTATGGCATCTGGGAAATCACAGTACTCGACTTCGTACGAATGATCAGGATTCGCGAGATAGAGACATCCCTGATCCCGAGTGCTGATGTCGTCTTGTTTGCTCTTCAGATATGCAACTCCTTTTGTATATTCAGCGAGCAGAATATAGGGCACAAACCTCGGTTCTATACCGGCTCGCTCGGTCATGAGAGTGCCGACCTCGAGCATGACGGCGAGCATCTGAGCGATCGGATCCTTCCGGATATCACGTAAACGCATAACGAGCTGTGCATATTCGACGAGACGCCGTGCGTCTGGCGTGAGCGTCTCTCGCCAGGCCAGATGCGCATTCGCTCGATCTTGTGCCTCCGTATAGAGGCGCTCCGCTTCTTGTGTCTTCTCGGGGAGATGAGATCGGACATCGTCCAGTGCCACCGCGATCTCGTCGTCGCTCTTCGACCGGAAGTAATCCGTGAACATGAACTTCGCCTTCCGCACGATGTCGCCCTGGCCAGCCGCTACGAGCTCGGTCATATTGCAGAGATAGCGCCCCTCAAAAGAGACAAAGGTCGCCTGTGTCGCGCGTTCCCATATCGCGTCGAGTTCACTCCTATGCTCGATACCGATGACATCGAGTATCTTGTCGTGGTCGATCGTCTCGATATAGATAGTCGCTAGCAGTTCGGGGTACAGACGATTCATAATGACAAGCATATACTCCTGCAGTTCCGCGTCCGCTAGCTCAGAGAGCGTCTTGTCGGTCACCTCGTCATACAACTGCCGCGCATCCCGCTCGTATACGCGATACTCCTCTTCGAGTTCTCGGAGCGATATCGTCCCCGCATAGTATTGGCGAAATTTCTCTGTCGCGAGGGAAAAATATCTTTTCTCATTCAGAGCGATGCAGGTATCGCGCCCCTTCGCGAGAAAAAGGGTGTGTAGCGGATACTCCTGGGTATTCCATGGTACGCACATGAAGAAGGGTGCCATCGTGGCGTGAATGACAAAGACTGGGTCATCACCGACTATACTCTTAAATTTTTCCAGTATCTCGTAAGTCATATTCCATACTACGTCCTAGAATGAGCATCAGGTATCGCTCACTATTCCTGCTGATTGGCAGTGGTTACGAGTGTTTCGAATGCCTTCCGGTCATCGATAATTTTCGCCAATACCTCTCGACCAAATTGGACCGACTCCTTCCGATCACCTTGCTCGGCATCCTTGATCGTGTATGTCAGCACGATGGTCTGATCCATTCCGGTATTTACGATCTCGATACGCACACCCTCAGCCTCCAAAAAACCCGAACCGATAGACTGTACGAACTTATCCTTGGCCTCCACACCTTTGACGGTCTCAAGTACTTTGGCAGTGAAGCACTCCGCGATACCCATATGTGTCCCTAGGTATCGCTCAAGTTGATTTCCGGTTTCCTCATATTTCCCCTCTGTATCCCTAGCAACGATCCGCTGGAAATTATTTCCCACCGTCGCATAGCGGGCGACGATCTCGGCTACGTTCCCGGCCATTCGGGTATACGTCGAGGATTTTTCATCTCCCTTTTCAATCGCGTCTCGATCACTGTCATTCATCGCCCATGGCAGGTAGCGCTTTTCCATATATGCCTTCACACCATCAGGACCGATCGGACCCTCATCAGTGAAACCCAAGCGATCATCCACGAGCATCTTTTTCCCATAGTGAACCTGCTCCGCGACCTTCGCTTCGATCACCTCAAGCGAATCATCTGGAGAAATATCCTCGTTGGCGAGCATCACCCGGTACGCCGTCTCCTGGGTCCGTACGCGCGAACTCCCCATGCCCATGGCAACTTCCGGCTGAGGGTCGACTGTCTTCCCATGCTCGGTGACTTGTGCGCGGCCCTCTGGAGTCAGGCGCAGATTCGGATTTGCCTCCTCTTCCACTGTCTTCCCTCTCTCTCGCTTTCCATGGCGCATGAGTTCCAGGATCACCCTCGTGATTTGTTTTGGCTCTTGTTCTTTACTTTCTGGTCCCCGCTCGGGGCCACCCTCCATTGACTTGAAACTTCCCCCTTCCATACTTGTTTTCTTAAAAGTTTATAGTCTAGCGTATGACTCCTCTATTTTGACACAGAGCGTGTATTCTTGGAATTTGTCGACATCGGGATGTGCCGACGATTGACAGGACTATCGAATTGTGCTATCTTATCTTGTCAGAGCGACTCAAGTGTTGCTTTGATGAAACACCTTGACAACCCGATCAACGATCAAACCCAGGAGGTTACACCATGATCGAACCCGTTTATACTGAACATCCTCTGCGTGGCATTTCGATGGCTCGAATGTCGGCACTCAGAGACAGGCTGCGGCCCGATGTGGAGTTCCACATCTACCGGCACGGCAATGCCGCCCCGCAAGCGAGTACGGCTGATGGCACCGATTTCCAGCGTCAGCTGACGGAAAAGGGCCGGTCACAGGTCCGCAGGCTCGGTCAGAAGATCGTCGGGATTCCCTATGACCTGGTGATCTCGTCGCCGGCACCCCGCGCCATCCATACGGCACTGATCGCCACCGTTGAAAGCCGGATCGATTCCAATCCGATGTTCCACATCGGCACGGGGGTGCAGTTCTACTCGCCGACGACCCCGGGGCATTTCGCCGAGCTCCTCCGAATCGGCGCTGGACTACAATACAACAACTACGGCGAGTATCTCCGGGCCGACACGATGTCGATCTGGCCAACCTTCCGAGCCGAGATGCTCGGTAACCTACTCGGGATCCTCGGGATCGCAGCCGCCCGGCAGATTTTCGTGAGCAATCACGGAGTAATCGGAAGCTGCCTCGCCGAGGCACTACTCCAGGTCCTCGCCGGCGAGATAGACGAACAGAGTCGGGAGGTGCTCTACAACACATCGGCGGCTGAGTGTAGCTGCTTCCAAGTGTCGAGAGCCGGCGTGCAATACATCGACTACCTGGCCACCTGATCACCCACCAACCGCAACGCCCCGGAAGGGACGCCGCTCAATGAGCGCTGTCTCTCCGGGGCTTTTTTTTTGAAGGGATTATCCTGCCCGCTCGAGCACTCGCACCACCCCGTTGTCCGCGTCCACTTCGACCAGATCACCGTCGTGAAGTACTTGTGTTGCAATTTTCGTACCGATGATGCAGGGTTTTCGGAGCTCACGGGCGACGATGGCCGCGTGACAGGTGATGCCGCCTTCATCCGTGATAATGGCAGTTGCTCGTTTCATAAGTGGAACAAACTCCGGACGAGTCATCCCGGTGACGAGGATATCGCCATCTCTGAAGTGGTCGAATTTGCTGGCATCCAATACTATACATGCCTTTCCCTGGATTTTCCCTGGTGATCCGATCTGCCCCCGTAGCGTATCTCCATTTTTTCCACCGGTAACCGATTGAACGTAAAACTCAGTGAGCTGCTGTTTGGCGATATCATACTCAATCGGCTCAAGCGTGATCGTTCCATCAAACTCGATGAGCAGAACAGCTCCATTCTTTCGCGCTTCAATTTCAGTGGCATGCAGCTTCAGATACTCAACTCCGAGCAACATCTCATCGAACTGAATAGAGGTTATCAACGCATGATCCATCCGGGCTTCAGTCAGCACCTTTTCATAAATAAGCCACCAAATAACCAATGCCTTGGCAAAAAGATTCTTTCTCCGATCGCGGTATTCAATAATTCTCTGTATATACCAAACCAAAGCCTGCTCATCTTTTGAAAGCGTCTTGGTCCAATCATCAAGACGAGTCCTCGCTTCTTCTAATACATTATCCAGCGCCATCAATTTCAAACGAGCCTGATCTGGTGTGAAGGCGCCATATTCACTATCGATTTTCTCAGCCGTTTTTTCCAATGTTTCCACACCGAAATAGTTAGAGAAAATAAATCGGGCATTCTCTATTCTGTATTCATAAGGTCTGCCTTCGGCTATCGTCTTCAAAACAGATCGCTGCTGCGCTTTTTCGAACGACTCGACTGCTGGATGTGTCGCCCTCTCCCAGATTTCATCAAGTCGTTCTTGAAAGATCAAGGAATCGACCTCCTTCAGTACATCGAAACAAATCTCTTTATCGAAATACACCGTGAAAAATATGAAACCATTCAGGCCCCAGACTTCATCCCGAATAGCATCCATGACAGGGAGTAGTTCGCTTGTCGGAATTTCTAAGACTTTCTTACTGGTATACTCTTCGTAGAGTGAAGATATATGAGCCTCTATCTCATCAAATGTACGAAAACGATTTTCAGCCTCATTCGAGCCACTGAGGTACGATCTGAAAATATAACGAGAGCAATATTCGAGGGTATCGGCGGGAAGCATCTGCAGAGAATCCCCTTCTTTGGCAATCAGAATGAGATGCAGCGGCGGAAGGCCGGGATAGTAATCTCCAAAATATTTTGCCGTATTAAATGCAGAACCTTGTCCAAAAAAAGTATAATTATGAAGCGGTGGCCACAGCTTCCGCCCATTCATCAAACCACTGAATTTTTGTAGCGCATTATTCATACTATTTTATAATCCTCACCGCCCCATTATCTGTCACAGCACCAGAACTTCGTTCGGGGCTGGACTCCGCTTTGTTTTCACCGTCACCGAAAGCCACTCCGCTTTTCGCACTGGACGCTCTTTCAAGGATCATCACCACCCCATGATCCGCATCCACCTCGACGAGGTCGCCATCGTGGAGGACCTGCGTCGCGATCTTGGTCCCGATGATGCAGGGTTTCTTCATCTCCCGTGCGACGATGGCCGCGTGACACATGATACCGCCCTCATCAGTAATTATAGCGCCACACTTATGTATTAGCGGCAAAAGAGAGGGATTTGAATTTATAGAAACCAAGATATCTCCCATGTTAAATTCTTTCTTCTCGTCGATTGAATACACGATACGCGCAATCCCCTTCACATTCCCCTGAAATACGGTCTGCCCTCGTACCCCATCGTGATCATCGACATGTTCGAGTGTTGCTATTACCGCAGCTGGATCTGAAACAAATGAAACATTTTCGGCACCATCGAGAACCTGATAAACAAAGAATTTTCTTCTGTGAGATAGACTCATACGTTGGCTTGCGACCTCAGCGGCACCAGAGAGTAGTTCTTGCAAGGTCATGTAAGGAAGAAC
This is a stretch of genomic DNA from Candidatus Moraniibacteriota bacterium. It encodes these proteins:
- a CDS encoding histidine phosphatase family protein, yielding MEGGSFKSMEGGPERGPESKEQEPKQITRVILELMRHGKRERGKTVEEEANPNLRLTPEGRAQVTEHGKTVDPQPEVAMGMGSSRVRTQETAYRVMLANEDISPDDSLEVIEAKVAEQVHYGKKMLVDDRLGFTDEGPIGPDGVKAYMEKRYLPWAMNDSDRDAIEKGDEKSSTYTRMAGNVAEIVARYATVGNNFQRIVARDTEGKYEETGNQLERYLGTHMGIAECFTAKVLETVKGVEAKDKFVQSIGSGFLEAEGVRIEIVNTGMDQTIVLTYTIKDAEQGDRKESVQFGREVLAKIIDDRKAFETLVTTANQQE
- a CDS encoding histidine phosphatase family protein; this translates as MIEPVYTEHPLRGISMARMSALRDRLRPDVEFHIYRHGNAAPQASTADGTDFQRQLTEKGRSQVRRLGQKIVGIPYDLVISSPAPRAIHTALIATVESRIDSNPMFHIGTGVQFYSPTTPGHFAELLRIGAGLQYNNYGEYLRADTMSIWPTFRAEMLGNLLGILGIAAARQIFVSNHGVIGSCLAEALLQVLAGEIDEQSREVLYNTSAAECSCFQVSRAGVQYIDYLAT